The window GATAAGACTATTGTTCCCAAATTAAACTACAAGGAAAATGGAAACTAACGCATAATAACCGTTGGATCAACTTAATACTACAAACATCCATTCTGAGTGTCATGTTTCTGTATGATACAAGAATAGATGATATTTTGCATCCTTGCAATAGTTCACCGCCAGAAGAGGACCCCTACTAGCCTCCTTttcgaaaagaagaagaagaagaggaccccTGCGGCTTTCATGAGCATGGTACACTGCAATGCATTGAATGATAGTGGCAAGAAGGAAAAATTCATGCAAGATAAGGCACAATTGCACAAGACATGTCCTACATAAAGGTGGCCATTTCCACTACGAAGCACAAAACCATACACATCTAAGCCTCAAAAAGATACATCATTCACCCTCGAGTCAGACAATGGCTCTTGTTGATGACGAGCTCAAGGCCAAGGCCGAGGTGTACTACGACGATGAGATTTGCAAGCAGTGCACCAGGCTCCTGCTCAAGGAAGCAGGCCTCCCCAACGGCCTGCTTCCCCTGAAGGACATCGTGGAGTGCGGCTATGTCGAGGAGACTGGGTATGTGTGGCTCAAACAAAAGAAGAGGATAGACCACGTCTTCCAGAGCCTGGGAAGGGTGGTGT is drawn from Triticum dicoccoides isolate Atlit2015 ecotype Zavitan chromosome 4A, WEW_v2.0, whole genome shotgun sequence and contains these coding sequences:
- the LOC119286045 gene encoding uncharacterized protein LOC119286045; the encoded protein is MIVARRKNSCKIRHNCTRHVLHKGGHFHYEAQNHTHLSLKKIHHSPSSQTMALVDDELKAKAEVYYDDEICKQCTRLLLKEAGLPNGLLPLKDIVECGYVEETGYVWLKQKKRIDHVFQSLGRVVSYGTEITAFAEKGRIRKVKGIKTRELMVWLPVEEISLDEPATGKLICKSIAGFSKIFPASAFHIPEKENEKANCAGPKPVVLMERAARVVKNN